The sequence AGGACTGGCGCGACCTGCCTCTCGTCACCATCGATCCGGCCGACGCCAAGGACCACGATGACGCGGTCTTCGCGACGCCTGATCTCGACGAAAAGAACCCGGGCGGCGTGATCGCCACCGTGGCGATCGCCGACGTTGCCGCCTATGTCCGCTATGGCACGGCGCTGGACCGCGAAGCCTTGAAGCGCGGCAATTCGGTCTATTTCCCGGATCGCGTCGTGCCGATGCTGCCGGAGCGCATCTCGAACGATCTCTGTTCGCTGCGAGAGGGCCAGGATCGCCCGGCGCTGGCCGTGCGCATGACCTTCTCCGCCGAAGGTCACAAGATCAGGCACTCCTTCCACCGCGTGATGATGAAATCGGCGGCGAAGCTTGCCTATCCGCAGGCGCAGGCGGCCATCGACGGCGCGCCCGACGAGAAGACCGGCCCGATCCTCGACACCGTGCTGAAGCCGCTCTGGGATGCCTATGCGATCCTCAAGCGCGGTCGCGCCGGCCGACAGCCGCTCGAACTCGACCTACCGGAGCGCAAGATCATGCTCAAGCCGGACGGCACGGTCGACCGTGTCATCGTGCCGGAACGGCTCGATGCCCATAAGCTGATCGAAGAATTCATGATCCAGGCCAATGTCGCCGCCGCCGAGACGCTGGAGGCGAAGAAGCAGGCGCTGGTCTACCGCGTCCACGACGCGCCGTCGCTCGCCAAGCAGGAATCGCTACGCGAATTCCTGCAGACGCTCGGCCTGTCACTGGCGCGCGGCGCGCAGATGCGGCCCAGCCAGTTCAACGGCATTCTCGAGCGCGTGCGCGGCGCCGACAACGAGGCACTGGTCAACGAGGTGGTGCTGCGCTCGCAGAGCCAGGCTGAATACTCGCCCGGGAATATCGGCCATTTCGGCCTCAACCTCAGGCGCTACGCGCATTTCACCTCGCCGATCCGCCGCTATGCCGATTTGATCGTGCATCGCGGGCTTATTGCCGCACTCGGCCTCGGACCGGGAGGACTGACGCAGGACGAAGCAGCTCGGCTCGAAGACGTTGCGATACTGATCTCCGGCACGGAACGGCGTGCCATGGCGGCCGAGCGCGACACGGTCGACCGGCTGATTGCAGCCTATCTCGCCGAGCGCATCGACGACCGCTTCGACGCCCGCATCTCCGGCGTCACCAAATCAGGACTATTTGTCCAATTGCCGCAATATGGCGCCGATGGCTTCATCCCCGTGTCAACGCTGGGCGGCGATTACTATATATACGACGAAGCCGCTCGCTCGCTCTTCGGAGAACGCACGGGCAAAGGCTACCAGCTCGCGGACCATGTCGAGGTCCGGCTCGTCGAGGTGGCACCCATGGCCGGCGCCATGCGCTTCGAGATGCTGACAGACCCGAAGCCCCTGCCAGGCTCCACCAGGTCGTTTCACAAGGCCAAGGGCCGCGCCCGTGCGTCGCAATCGCGACCGGGTTCGCGCGGCAGGAGACGATAATGCCAAAGGAATTAGGGATACAAGAACAGGTTTTCGGCGGTGAACATCACACTGGCCGGGTTGCCCGCCCCTTGTGGACGGCGATGAAGCGCGGCCTTTTGGGCCGCTGCCCGAACTGCGGCGAAGGCAAGCTGTTTCGCGGCTTCACCAAGACCGTCGACACCTGCAGCGTCTGTGGCGAGGAAATCCATCACCATCGCGCCGATGACCTGCCGGCCTATCTGGTCATTGTCATCGTCGGCCACATCGTTCTCGGTGCGTTCATGGGCGTGGAAGCGACATCGACGCTCTCAACCTGGCAGCACATCCTCATCTGGGTGCCTCTGACCATCATTTTGTCGGTTGCGCTGCTGCAGCCTGTCAAAGGTGCCGTCATAGGACTGCAATGGGCGTTCTATATGCACGGATTCGGTGGCGAAAAGGATGGGGCGGGCTCCCACCACGGCGCCTGATGCGCCACTGGCGCAACACGCCAATCGCTAAGGCCACTTTCGCATGCAAGAAGTTTCCGCTAGGTCCCTGCGCATGGAAGCAATGACCAAGGCGGATGTCGACAAGCTCGACAAGGGTCTCGCCGCACATGGCGGCCGGCCTCTGCGGCCGCGTGATGCCGCGACCCTGATCCTGCTCGACCGCAAGGGCGATGAGGTGCTGGTGCTGATGGGGCGCCGCCACGCCGGCCACGCCTTCATGCCTGGGAAATTCGTGTTTCCCGGTGGCCGTACCGATCCGGCCGACAGCCGCATCGC comes from Mesorhizobium japonicum MAFF 303099 and encodes:
- the rnr gene encoding ribonuclease R encodes the protein MARRITGRSHGDPRTADTRAKVKDDYRPSRDEILRYIAENPDRAGKRDIAKAFALRGDDRIWLKDILRDLQDEGVLTKERKRLARVGALPHVAVLDIFGRDGDGILLAHPAESIGSGEPPVVSIRVSRSGNGPAPGIGDRVLAKTFPTDDPSGPAYTGRVMKIFEKRTDAVLGVFRVLKDGTFRIEPVERRQPELIVDKEFQNGAENGDLVEVEPARASRYGLPKAKVLNVLGSLTSEKAVSMIAIHAHDIPHIFPADVIAESEAVKPATLDRREDWRDLPLVTIDPADAKDHDDAVFATPDLDEKNPGGVIATVAIADVAAYVRYGTALDREALKRGNSVYFPDRVVPMLPERISNDLCSLREGQDRPALAVRMTFSAEGHKIRHSFHRVMMKSAAKLAYPQAQAAIDGAPDEKTGPILDTVLKPLWDAYAILKRGRAGRQPLELDLPERKIMLKPDGTVDRVIVPERLDAHKLIEEFMIQANVAAAETLEAKKQALVYRVHDAPSLAKQESLREFLQTLGLSLARGAQMRPSQFNGILERVRGADNEALVNEVVLRSQSQAEYSPGNIGHFGLNLRRYAHFTSPIRRYADLIVHRGLIAALGLGPGGLTQDEAARLEDVAILISGTERRAMAAERDTVDRLIAAYLAERIDDRFDARISGVTKSGLFVQLPQYGADGFIPVSTLGGDYYIYDEAARSLFGERTGKGYQLADHVEVRLVEVAPMAGAMRFEMLTDPKPLPGSTRSFHKAKGRARASQSRPGSRGRRR
- a CDS encoding DUF983 domain-containing protein, with protein sequence MPKELGIQEQVFGGEHHTGRVARPLWTAMKRGLLGRCPNCGEGKLFRGFTKTVDTCSVCGEEIHHHRADDLPAYLVIVIVGHIVLGAFMGVEATSTLSTWQHILIWVPLTIILSVALLQPVKGAVIGLQWAFYMHGFGGEKDGAGSHHGA